From one Populus alba chromosome 17, ASM523922v2, whole genome shotgun sequence genomic stretch:
- the LOC118049563 gene encoding probable galacturonosyltransferase 14, with the protein MQLHISRSMRSITISSSSSNGFIDLMKIKVAARHISYRTLFHSILILAFLLPFVFILTALVTLEGVNKCSSFDCLGRRLGPRLLGRVDDSGRLVKDFYKILNQVKNEEIPDGVKLPASFSHLVSEMKSNQYDARTFAFMLRAMMEKLEREIRESKFSELMNKHFAASSIPKSIHCLSLRLTDEYSSNAHARKQLPSPEFLPLLSDNSYHHFVLSTDNILAASVVVTSTIQSSLKPDNIVFHIITDKKTYAGMHSWFALNPVSPAIVEVKGVHQFDWLTRENVPVLEAVENHNGIRNYYHGNHIAGANLSDTTPRRFASKLQARSPKYISILNHLRIYIPELFPNLDKVVFLDDDVVIQRDLSPLWEIDLKGKVNGAVETCKGEDEWVMSKHFKNYFNFSHPLIEKNLDPDECAWAYGMNIFDLRAWRKTNIRETYHSWLKENLKSNLTMWKLGTLPPALIAFKGHVHPIDPSWHMLGLGYQNKTNIESVKKAAVIHYNGQAKPWLEIGFEHLRPFWTKYVNYSNDFIRNCHILDSV; encoded by the exons ATGCAGCTTCACATCTCGCGTAGCATGAGAAGCATCACTATATCTTCTAGCAGCAGCAATGGGTTTATTGACTTAATGAAGATCAAAGTCGCAGCTCGCCATATCTCTTATAGAACCCTTTTTCATTCTATACTCATTCTCGCTTTTTTGTTACCTTTTGTATTCATTCTCACTGCTTTGGTTACCCTTGAAGGAGTCAACAAGTGTTCCTCAtttg ATTGTTTAGGTAGACGGTTAGGACCAAGGCTTCTTGGTAGAGTAGATGATTCAGGG AGGCTCGTTAAAGACTTTTACAAGATACTCAATCAAGTTAAAAATGAGGAAATCCCAGATGGTGTAAAGCTCCCAGCTTCTTTTAGCCACCTAGTTTCTGAAATGAAGAGCAATCAGTATGATGCAAGGACATTTGCATTCATGTTGAGGGCTATG ATGGAAAAATTGGAAAGAGAAATTAGGGAATCAAAATTTTCAGAGCTGATGAACAAACACTTTGCTGCAAGCTCCATCCCTAAAAGCATCCACTGTCTCTCTCTACGTCTGACAGATGAATATTCCTCCAATGCTCATGCACGTAAACAATTACCTTCTCCAGAGTTCCTTCCTCTGCTCTCCGACAACTCTTACCACCACTTTGTCCTCTCAACTGATAACATTTTGGCTGCCTCAGTTGTTGTCACTTCTACCATCCAGTCATCTTTAAAGCCTGACAACATAGTTTTTCACATCATCACTGACAAGAAAACCTATGCGGGCATGCACTCATGGTTTGCGCTAAACCCAGTCTCCCCTGCTATCGTGGAAGTGAAAGGTGTTCACCAGTTTGACTGGTTAACAAGAGAGAATGTTCCAGTGCTTGAAGCTGTAGAGAACCATAACGGTATCAGGAATTATTACCATGGGAATCACATTGCAGGGGCAAATCTTAGTGATACAACTCCACGAAGATTTGCTTCAAAATTGCAGGCTAGAAGTCCTAAGTATATATCAATACTCAACCATCTTCGGATATATATACCTGAG CTCTTTCCAAACCTTGACAAGGTGGTGTTTCTAGACGACGATGTTGTAATCCAGCGTGATTTGTCTCCACTTTGGGAAATTGACCTTAAGGGAAAGGTCAATGGAGCTGTAGAAACTTGTAAAGGTGAAGATGAGTGGGTAATGTCCAAGCATTTCAAGAATTACTTCAATTTTTCACATCCCCTCATAGAAAAGAATTTGGACCCCGATGAATGTGCATGGGCATATGGAATGAACATATTTGATCTCCGCGCATGGAGGAAAACAAATATTAGAGAAACCTACCATTCCTGGCTGAAAGAG AACTTGAAGTCAAACCTGACAATGTGGAAACTCGGAACCCTACCACCAGCTTTGATTGCATTTAAAGGTCATGTTCATCCAATCGATCCATCCTGGCATATGCTTGGGTTGGGATACCAGAATAAGACAAACATCGAGAGTGTAAAGAAGGCTGCAGTTATCCACTACAATGGTCAGGCAAAACCTTGGCTGGAAATTGGCTTTGAGCATCTTCGACCATTTTGGACCAAATATGTGAATTACTCCAATGATTTTATAAGGAACTGCCACATCCTGGATTCAGTTTGA